The following are encoded together in the Geobacter sulfurreducens PCA genome:
- the nuoH gene encoding NADH-quinone oxidoreductase subunit NuoH: protein MGYELFGLPMIYYISMVAKVLVVFVFVLLTVAYATYAERKIIGHMQVRLGPMRTGWHGLLQPIADGLKLFFKEEIVPSQADKFAFLIAPIIALVPAFIGFAVIPFGETIEVAGYKIPLQIAGYYDTVSGQVVDMNVGVLYILALASIGVYGIVLAGWSSNSKYSLLGGLRSSAQMISYELAAGLAIISVFMLSESLSLQKIVADQANGAWYCFKQPLAFILFFICSLAEINRTPFDLPEAETELVSGFCTEYSSMKYAMFFMAEYANMVTVCAVTTTLFLGGWHGPAFLPGWAWFIAKVYFLIFVCMWIRATYPRYRYDQLMRLGWKVFLPLTLVNIIVTGIVVSLQS, encoded by the coding sequence ATGGGATACGAACTGTTCGGACTGCCAATGATCTACTACATCTCCATGGTAGCAAAGGTCCTTGTGGTATTCGTGTTCGTCCTGCTCACCGTTGCATATGCAACCTACGCAGAGCGGAAGATCATCGGCCACATGCAGGTGCGGCTTGGACCAATGCGAACGGGCTGGCATGGGCTTCTGCAGCCGATTGCTGACGGCCTTAAGCTTTTCTTCAAGGAAGAGATTGTCCCCAGCCAAGCGGATAAGTTTGCGTTTCTGATTGCGCCGATCATTGCGTTGGTTCCGGCCTTTATTGGATTTGCCGTCATCCCCTTCGGTGAAACTATTGAAGTGGCTGGATACAAAATTCCCCTGCAGATTGCCGGCTACTATGACACTGTCTCAGGACAGGTAGTCGACATGAACGTCGGAGTGCTGTATATCCTCGCACTTGCGTCCATCGGTGTCTATGGAATCGTTCTGGCGGGGTGGTCTTCTAACAGCAAGTACTCTCTCCTCGGTGGACTGAGATCGTCGGCGCAGATGATCTCCTACGAATTGGCTGCAGGGTTGGCGATTATATCGGTCTTCATGCTTTCCGAGTCACTCTCGTTGCAGAAGATCGTAGCCGACCAGGCTAATGGAGCATGGTACTGTTTCAAACAGCCGCTCGCCTTCATTCTCTTCTTCATCTGCTCTCTCGCAGAAATCAACCGGACGCCGTTCGACCTGCCTGAGGCGGAAACGGAGCTGGTATCAGGCTTCTGCACTGAATATTCAAGTATGAAGTACGCGATGTTCTTTATGGCAGAATATGCGAACATGGTGACCGTCTGCGCTGTGACAACCACTCTTTTCCTCGGTGGATGGCATGGTCCGGCCTTCCTTCCCGGGTGGGCATGGTTCATCGCCAAGGTCTACTTCCTGATTTTTGTCTGCATGTGGATTCGGGCGACCTATCCGCGCTACCGGTACGATCAACTGATGCGTTTGGGTTGGAAGGTCTTCCTCCCGCTTACCTTGGTGAATATTATTGTCACGGGTATAGTAGTGTCGCTCCAATCGTAA
- the nuoI gene encoding NADH-quinone oxidoreductase subunit NuoI — protein sequence MIMPLINGLKITLKHMFMKPVTLQYPDERPTPSPNFRGLHALKVSHDKAKCVACYLCPTVCPAKCITVEAGEDATHDKYAERYEIDMLRCIFCGYCVEACPVDALKMTGQFELANYKREDFIFVKERLLEKK from the coding sequence ATGATAATGCCGTTAATTAATGGACTCAAAATCACGTTAAAGCATATGTTCATGAAGCCGGTAACGCTCCAGTACCCTGATGAGCGACCGACTCCATCCCCTAACTTCCGCGGTCTTCATGCGCTGAAGGTATCGCACGATAAAGCAAAGTGCGTAGCGTGTTACCTTTGCCCGACAGTCTGCCCGGCGAAGTGCATAACGGTTGAGGCTGGCGAAGACGCAACTCATGACAAGTATGCAGAACGCTATGAGATCGACATGCTGAGGTGCATCTTCTGTGGTTACTGCGTTGAAGCCTGTCCTGTAGATGCTCTGAAGATGACTGGCCAGTTTGAACTTGCAAACTATAAGCGTGAAGACTTCATCTTTGTCAAAGAGAGACTCTTAGAAAAGAAATAA
- a CDS encoding NADH-quinone oxidoreductase subunit J, translating into METFFFTIVAAVAVLASILVITCKNPINSALSLILTFFCLATFYVMLDAPFMAAIQVIVYAGAIMVLIVFVIMLLNVRTEAGRRSSHTVLLGSLVGIFTLVQLFYVLNRSSLTGNKGEISPELIHRIGHTEIIGKALYTDFLLPFEVTSILLLVAIIGAVILTKKKI; encoded by the coding sequence ATGGAAACGTTCTTCTTCACGATCGTGGCAGCGGTTGCTGTACTGGCCAGCATACTGGTCATCACCTGCAAGAACCCGATCAACAGCGCGCTCTCCCTTATCCTGACGTTCTTCTGTCTTGCCACCTTCTACGTGATGCTCGACGCTCCGTTCATGGCGGCCATTCAGGTGATCGTCTACGCTGGGGCCATTATGGTGCTAATTGTCTTCGTCATAATGCTTCTCAACGTGCGGACTGAGGCCGGGAGACGCTCCTCTCACACCGTGCTTCTCGGCTCGCTGGTCGGTATATTTACGCTTGTTCAGCTGTTCTATGTACTCAATCGGAGCTCTCTCACTGGCAACAAGGGTGAGATCAGCCCTGAACTGATACATCGGATCGGGCACACTGAAATTATCGGCAAAGCACTCTACACGGATTTCCTTTTGCCTTTTGAGGTGACATCCATACTGTTGCTTGTTGCCATAATTGGTGCCGTAATACTGACTAAGAAAAAAATCTAA
- the nuoK gene encoding NADH-quinone oxidoreductase subunit NuoK → MVSLHSYLIVSAILFSIGTIGVLVRRNAIVIFMCVEMMLNAVNLTFIALSRHLGNIDGQIFVFFVMTVAAAEAAVGLALMIAFYKNRESIDVEDVKLMKL, encoded by the coding sequence ATGGTATCCTTGCACAGCTACCTGATAGTAAGCGCAATACTGTTTTCGATCGGCACCATTGGTGTTCTCGTCAGGCGTAATGCAATAGTTATATTTATGTGTGTCGAGATGATGTTGAATGCTGTAAACCTGACATTCATCGCACTCTCAAGGCATCTCGGCAATATCGATGGGCAAATTTTTGTCTTCTTTGTCATGACTGTGGCAGCTGCCGAAGCTGCTGTGGGTCTGGCGCTCATGATCGCGTTCTACAAAAACCGTGAGTCCATAGACGTAGAAGATGTCAAGCTCATGAAGCTGTAG